TTGTTTCTTGCTTGCACCCacctgcgtgtgtgtgtgtccgaaCAACCTACTTCCAATTACGCTGCTGCCCCCCTACCCACCCCTCCTGCTCCATTCTAGCAAATAGTTTTTCAAGACATTggcaaatataaaaaaacccGAGTTAACATATTtactttcttttttcctttatttaatttcggttcattttcattttgtgtaTTACGCTATCACTCCATTTACCGGTGCAAATGCTTCTTTGTGTGCATGTATGGATGTGTTATAACTGTTAAATAGCCCGCCCCAACAACCTGTTTCAGGCTGCCGCCGATGCTGTTGTTTTCACATTCTTATGAGATTATTCCAATAAGACTACCTCTCGAGTTGTCTTTCactttctgccggcggagaggcCTAAAAAACAACGTAGGAAAGTTGATTTTCGTGCGTACAACACAAACGCGTTGACCTTGTTTGCCAGCACTCTGAACATGTGTAtgtcatacatacatatgtatgtatacgcTTTCGAGTGCGTGAAATACAATAAACAAAACTTCTTTCAAGCAtttgcttctctctctttccctctcacCACCCGCCCCCACAATGTTCTCTTGCAAGAGTCCCGTCCGCCGCTCAATTACTGATCTACACGTTCAACTTCGCACAAGTACAGTTTTATATTCGCAATGCCCAAAGCCGAGTACTCTACCAATACATGCGCACTCAAGCAAGTCGCTGTGCCTGTTCTCTTATGTATTTGCGtcttgcattttgttttgattttaattttgcgGCCACTTGCTGGCATCCCAGCGCCAGGCGGGCAGCGACGACCTAGATTTTGGCCTccttttttgttggatttcGGTTGTGCGTGTGCCCCAACAGGCACGTAGCACatccacgcacacacacacacacacacacacacacacacacatgtttTTCGGCCACTTTCGCCCCAACGTACAATAGCAACAAGAATGCGGTGCATATTCGCAGCAACAGTAAAGTGGTTACATCGACCGCAGCTGTCTGAGCGGCCACAGCGTTGCCACCAATtctacttacatacatatacatacctaTTCGACATATGCTGACAGatgctgtatctgtgtgtatacGTCTTGTTTGTCACGTATGACAATACCACTGTGCCCCAGCGTAGGTGTTGCAAGGGGGCCTATTATTAAATTGGGGGGAAAAGGCGTCATAATATCATACACCACACTCAAAttctcatatatgtatacgtgCATGCAGCTGCGCTGCGGTTATTGCTTTATCAGCTCTGCTCGTATGTATTGTGCACGTTTCGCCTTTATCGGAACAATGCAAAGCCgcaaaataaaacaatgaaaacgaaagcaaTGGCTggcccagaaccagaaccagaactcGGGGAGAACGACAACAGCAGCGCAGCCGAACAAATGAACGACAAATTTCTCAATTAACATTTCGAATTTGTCAGGTGGCAACTCTGTTTACGCCTCCCGCCGAACAGTGAATGTTATGCAAATTGTTGTTTCTACTGCTCTCCCGCTtcggctctctctctgtatctctttCTGACCGGTGCTGTCAtgctctatctgtatctgttgtaTCGCTGTAAATACAACCGGAATTTTTGCTACGCGCATTCTCACGTACACACGACCACGCACTCCACATGAGTGGAAGGGAGACGGAGGGAGACACGGCTCAGCTGCTCGCTTGCGTTATCACTGCATTCGCTTTGCGCTGCCCAATCtctcactcgcacacacatcTTCATCACTTTGCCTTTGTGTTTCTTGCGTGCAGACGCGTTTTACCCGGAGCTCTTACCGCCGCGTATATTTTGCACTGTCCCTGGATACTATTACTAATTCCCAGCAAATCGAAGAGTACTAAAGGGTTTTTttgtgaaaaaaaaataagtgtCGCCGCATTTAGCAGAAAAACGATCAGTTTTAGTCAGGTAAATAGTTTTTTCGTCGACAGTGAGTACGGGGTCAAGCACATAGGTAGTGACGGGGGCAGGAAGATGAGTGTTAATAATAGCAACAAGAAAATGTTTGGAAACCTGTTAATGCATTTTCACCttccaaaaacacacacatacaaatattcATGGCATGTAAGCAATGAAAAAAATGCTCAACCTATGCACGCACACAAATGCTTAGCcggtgcacacacacacacgtagatAGACGCTCACGCACTTTTGTGTCCAAACGAAAATCAGTTTTTCCAAAAACAACATCAATGGCCGTGGAGAAGGAGGAAGAAGGCTGGCCCAGCAGCCAGCCGTATCAAAAGTCACGTCACTCGCTGCGAGTGCAGCGAGAGAGCGCGCTTTAAATTCACTGTATTAGTGTGTGTCCCTTTTTTTTGCGCTGTGCTTTGTTTATGCGGCGCGCGTCCCCAAAAACTTGCACTCACACGTACAGAAGTGGTATTGccaggcaacaaaaaattgcgcttcagtatatatgtatacataataTGTATTACATATGTctattcgtgtgtgtgttcgtcAGCGTGTGTATATGAGCGCGCGCGTGGCTTAGCTATGTATCTCACCCGCTTACTCCCATTGATCTTATTGCTGTTGAAAACATGTTTgctaaatttaattaacactGCCTCAAAAATATACTACTTATTGAATGTGTTGATAAGACATTTAATCATTTCGTGTGGAAACCGGTTGTCGAAACGGAAGCATTGTAAAAAGATTTCTCGATTGGCGtgaatttcattttgaattGGAATTGCAGTTTATGCTGTAATAAAGCGACGCAGGCCGAGCCGAGCAAAGCAGCGTTGCCAGCTGTCAACACTGCAGTGTGATCATATGTTTAACCGTTTCTAACTCGAAATTTCTTCTTAACTCTCTTGTTTAGATCGTAacgccgacgacgacgcaGGATAAAAGGTCACAAATGCAGCAAACAACAGTTAATCGCAAGAAATGGCTGTTGGCTGTGAACGAGTCCCGAATCAGTATAAATCCAATCGTCGCCAAGAAATAACACTAACAAAATTACAGTGaatgcgcacacacacacacacagacacaatacacacacatatacacaaaAGCGCGCAAGGACGCACAACGAATCAACCCACCAAtacgcacacaaaaaaacagacatacacacacacacacaccagtaAAAGACAAATGCAAACAGTgagaaaatcgtgaggacaacaacaaaacattcAACAGACCCAAGAGAAAAAAGGAGCTTTCctttttcatttattcattaccgatcAAACGAAGGAAAAAATATGTTCAGCTTTCATAAGCCACGCGTTTACCGCTCCGCCGACGGCTGTTGCATCTGCCGGGCCAAGTCGAGCAGCTCTCGCTTCACGGCCTCCCGCAAATACGAGAAGGAGTCGGTGCTGTGCTTCAACCTACAGGAGCCGCGCAATGGCGAGATCTGCAACGCGTGCGTGCTGCTGGTGAAGCGCTTCAAGCGCCTGCCCGCCGACAGCAAGCGCCATTGGGGTCATGTAAGTACCAAGAGAGTATACCGCCATAAAATCACTTTACTAACTCTCTGTTTCCTGTAAAAGGTGGTGGATGCCCGAGCTGGTCCCGGCACCAAGTCCCTGGCCAAACAGAAAAAGCGCGAGAACGCAGAGGCTGGCGAAGGAGGAGTCGGCGGCAGCAGCTCTTTTATACCCGAGAAGTTTGCGAAGATCTTTAAGAAGAATCGCAAGGGCAAGATAACGGCCGTTCCAGGAGCAGTAGCGGAACCAGTCGCCAGGAACCATCCACGTCAGAGCAGCTCCTCACCCATGTCGGAGCACCAGCAGAGCGACTCTAACGAGAGCAACGACGAGGAGCACTTGCCTGTTCCCGCTTCGGTTACGgttacggctacggctacggctacgggtGGGGGGGCACCACCGATCCTGTCGGCCCCCTATCAGACCAGAAAGCGGACGGCAGCCGCGTCGGCGGCCCAGGCCGAGCAAGGGAAGAACAGCAAGCGACCGAAGCTCACGGGCAGCAAGCGACGCTGCCAACTGGCGCCGAAAAAGAATCGACGGGCAGTGGACAATGTGCCGTTCTTCGAAGAGAGCGATCTGATACGATTAGAGGTCTGCTGCGGCACAGTCTTCCAGAGTCTGACTCTTGGCATGTGTTGCTACATCATCGATCCGATGCTTTACAAGCCATGCGAAAAGCACCAGCGCCTCAGGCGGCAGCAAGCGGAGATggcagccaccgccgccgccgccgcggcCGCCAACGCCAAGCCAAAAATGGTTCCtccagttgcagctgcagcttcagGTGCAGCACCCGTTGCGATTCCAGCTCCATCTCAAAATCAAACTCCGAACCAAGGAAATATTGTGCAAAATCCGATGCCAGCTATGAAGAAGCATCATTTGTTCTTTAAACGACAATCGGAGTCCTTTCCACAGGGCGATATCCATAGAATAAGTCCCATTCCACTGAACAAGACTGAAGTCACGGCTATGGCTCTGCCACATTCCACGACGGCCACCGCCACTGCGAGCTTGCATCCGGGCATGACCACAACATCCGTCGGAGCGGCTTCACCCTCCTCGCTATCCTCGTCGTCCAACTGCTCGACCTCGTCCTCGGTGGCCACCAAATTCAACGACAACTCCTCGGATTCTGGCTTCGATGAGCATGTCCTCGAGCGTAAATTGAGCGTCAGTCCGCCGACGGATGAGCTGAAGCAGCGCGGTGCCACGGCTGGTGGCATGCAGCTGATCCTGGCCAGCGGCCTGCCCATAACTGGACAGACTCAGAACCTAGTGCTGGCCGGCAATGAGTTCACCGCCAGAATTGTgcagcagcgtcagcagcCGTCCGAGGTAGTGGTAGCGCCTGGAGCTGCACTAAAAATCAACGTCGTTGGAGGATCTCAGGGGAATAGTAATAAGAT
The sequence above is a segment of the Drosophila pseudoobscura strain MV-25-SWS-2005 chromosome X, UCI_Dpse_MV25, whole genome shotgun sequence genome. Coding sequences within it:
- the LOC4815219 gene encoding uncharacterized protein; protein product: MFSFHKPRVYRSADGCCICRAKSSSSRFTASRKYEKESVLCFNLQEPRNGEICNACVLLVKRFKRLPADSKRHWGHVVDARAGPGTKSLAKQKKRENAEAGEGGVGGSSSFIPEKFAKIFKKNRKGKITAVPGAVAEPVARNHPRQSSSSPMSEHQQSDSNESNDEEHLPVPASVTVTATATATGGGAPPILSAPYQTRKRTAAASAAQAEQGKNSKRPKLTGSKRRCQLAPKKNRRAVDNVPFFEESDLIRLEVCCGTVFQSLTLGMCCYIIDPMLYKPCEKHQRLRRQQAEMAATAAAAAAANAKPKMVPPVAAAASGAAPVAIPAPSQNQTPNQGNIVQNPMPAMKKHHLFFKRQSESFPQGDIHRISPIPLNKTEVTAMALPHSTTATATASLHPGMTTTSVGAASPSSLSSSSNCSTSSSVATKFNDNSSDSGFDEHVLERKLSVSPPTDELKQRGATAGGMQLILASGLPITGQTQNLVLAGNEFTARIVQQRQQPSEVVVAPGAALKINVVGGSQGNSNKIRAIFNNANTIQHENGVTTILPASSLAASNQTAAMNAIAPSTVTITPAKKGAATTTTTATVAVAATNANPKFILLKSAKFVGQAVPANTPSSAETKV